In one window of Reinekea forsetii DNA:
- a CDS encoding DNA translocase FtsK codes for MAERLKSYHADDRLIEIKNRFVLDALWIIALTVGLFLSLALMTYNALDPGWAIVGANQQVVNLAGSAGAWLASLLISGIGIFSYFLPIFCFYQAWMVFRERTHPLGWNPLITLIRALGWLIFIAVGCALVAVHTASDLPGYAGGWLGLALSDWFFPIFGLTGSTMILVLVGFLSLTLAANISWLAVVDAIGLFIFTQVDHWSQRWRLHRKAVAEQTQVKQVVELRKQNLEVQLEIQSKRVPPQIKPLIKQDVAPSTRVVKEQQQSLFEDSEPSGRLPAISLLTPSAGDPRSGYSAEALEAMSRMLEIKLKDFGVVAEVTEVAPGPVITRFEIQPAAGIKVSKITNLAKDLARSMALVSVRVVEIIPGKTTVGIEIPNEQRAIVRLSDILGSSVYDDSKSVLTLGLGHDIGGTPVVADLAKMPHLLVAGTTGSGKSVGVNSMLCSLLFKATPEEVRLILVDPKMLELSVYEGIPHLLTPVITDMKEAAGGLRWCVAEMERRYKLLASVGVRNIGGFNKKVTEASKNGEPIRDPLYDPSQAMDPTELAPILVSLPFIVVVIDEFADMMMIVGKKVEELIARIAQKARAAGIHLILATQRPSVDVITGLIKANIPTRIAFQVSSRIDSRTILDQGGAEQLLGHGDMLYMPPGTSLPVRVHGAFVDDDEVHAIVADWKKRGSPNYLSAIALASEQDAAGTSGFEGEDEDGEADALFDQAVEFVTQSRKASISSVQRKLRIGYNRAARLVETMESAGIVSPPGHNGAREVLAPPPPSN; via the coding sequence TTGGCTGAAAGACTAAAGTCCTATCATGCAGATGATCGGCTGATAGAGATAAAAAATCGATTTGTCCTCGACGCGTTGTGGATTATCGCGTTGACGGTGGGGCTATTTTTGTCCCTGGCCTTGATGACCTATAACGCCTTAGATCCGGGCTGGGCCATCGTCGGCGCCAATCAGCAGGTGGTCAACCTGGCGGGTTCAGCAGGCGCCTGGCTGGCATCCTTATTGATTAGCGGAATAGGCATCTTCAGTTATTTCTTGCCGATTTTTTGCTTCTACCAAGCCTGGATGGTGTTTCGTGAGCGTACCCATCCTCTGGGTTGGAATCCACTCATTACCTTGATTCGAGCACTTGGCTGGTTAATTTTTATCGCCGTCGGCTGTGCCCTGGTCGCGGTGCACACCGCCAGCGATCTGCCCGGCTATGCTGGGGGTTGGCTTGGACTGGCCCTCTCAGACTGGTTTTTTCCGATTTTTGGTTTAACCGGTAGCACGATGATTCTGGTCTTAGTCGGGTTTTTATCCCTGACCCTAGCGGCCAATATATCCTGGTTGGCGGTGGTTGATGCGATCGGTCTGTTTATCTTCACCCAGGTAGACCATTGGAGCCAGCGCTGGCGTCTGCACCGCAAAGCCGTCGCTGAACAAACGCAGGTCAAGCAGGTTGTTGAGCTGCGCAAGCAGAACTTGGAGGTGCAGCTGGAGATCCAATCCAAGCGCGTGCCGCCGCAGATCAAGCCTCTGATTAAGCAAGACGTGGCGCCGAGCACCCGAGTGGTCAAAGAGCAGCAGCAATCGCTCTTTGAGGACAGCGAACCGTCTGGCCGCTTGCCAGCGATCAGTTTGTTGACCCCGTCGGCCGGGGACCCACGCAGTGGCTACAGCGCTGAGGCGCTCGAAGCCATGTCGCGCATGTTAGAAATTAAATTGAAGGACTTTGGCGTTGTGGCCGAGGTGACCGAGGTCGCCCCAGGCCCGGTTATTACCCGGTTTGAGATTCAGCCCGCTGCTGGCATCAAGGTGTCCAAGATTACCAATCTGGCGAAGGACTTGGCGCGTTCTATGGCCCTGGTCAGTGTCCGGGTGGTGGAAATCATTCCCGGCAAAACTACCGTTGGGATCGAAATTCCCAATGAGCAAAGGGCCATTGTGCGCCTCAGTGATATTCTCGGTTCCAGCGTTTACGACGACTCGAAAAGCGTTCTGACCCTGGGCTTGGGGCATGATATAGGGGGCACTCCGGTGGTCGCCGATCTGGCCAAAATGCCGCACCTGCTGGTCGCCGGCACCACCGGCTCCGGCAAATCGGTGGGCGTCAACTCGATGCTCTGCAGCCTGCTGTTCAAGGCCACGCCCGAAGAGGTTCGACTGATTCTAGTCGACCCGAAGATGCTCGAATTATCGGTCTACGAGGGCATTCCGCATCTGTTAACACCAGTGATTACCGATATGAAAGAAGCTGCTGGCGGCTTGCGCTGGTGCGTGGCCGAAATGGAGCGGCGTTACAAGCTGCTCGCCTCAGTGGGCGTGCGTAACATCGGTGGTTTTAATAAGAAGGTCACCGAAGCCAGTAAGAATGGCGAGCCGATCCGCGACCCACTCTATGATCCCAGCCAAGCCATGGACCCTACCGAATTGGCCCCGATCCTGGTGTCCTTGCCCTTTATTGTCGTGGTGATTGATGAATTCGCCGACATGATGATGATTGTCGGCAAGAAGGTTGAAGAGCTGATTGCCCGGATCGCCCAAAAAGCCCGGGCCGCCGGCATCCATCTTATTCTGGCTACCCAGCGACCCTCGGTCGATGTCATTACCGGTCTGATTAAAGCCAATATTCCAACCCGCATCGCTTTTCAGGTGTCCTCGCGGATTGACTCCCGAACCATTCTCGATCAGGGTGGGGCAGAGCAGTTGCTCGGTCATGGCGATATGCTCTATATGCCGCCTGGCACCAGCCTGCCGGTGCGCGTGCACGGGGCCTTTGTCGACGACGATGAGGTCCATGCCATCGTTGCCGATTGGAAAAAACGCGGCAGCCCCAATTATCTCTCGGCAATCGCCCTAGCCAGTGAACAGGACGCCGCCGGGACATCGGGTTTTGAGGGCGAAGATGAAGATGGCGAAGCCGATGCGCTGTTCGATCAGGCAGTGGAGTTTGTAACCCAGAGTCGAAAGGCCTCTATCTCATCGGTTCAGCGCAAGCTTCGGATCGGTTACAACCGTGCCGCCCGATTAGTTGAAACCATGGAGTCGGCCGGCATTGTCAGTCCGCCGGGCCATAACGGCGCACGTGAGGTGCTGGCACCTCCGCCGCCCTCAAATTAG
- the lolA gene encoding outer membrane lipoprotein chaperone LolA: MRNNLLTQLLLTSQILWLGTNVWADDAARQQLIERLEAPTTLSANFEQRTFSESQNSVTLSTGLMRIAKPMRFAWQVFEPFEQQVISDGETLWVFDPDLEQATYQPVGSSVQQSPAMILSQPRQVLTQQYDVLEASTDALVVYRLFPLDTNSVFSELTLTFKQNLIAEIRILDSLGQQTLINLTDVVANAPLDDALFSFNPPPGTDMFEQM; this comes from the coding sequence ATGCGTAATAACTTGTTGACCCAACTGTTGCTGACCAGTCAAATTTTATGGCTTGGCACCAATGTCTGGGCCGATGACGCCGCCCGGCAGCAGTTGATCGAACGACTGGAGGCACCGACAACCCTAAGCGCCAATTTCGAACAGCGAACCTTCTCGGAAAGCCAGAATTCGGTGACCCTGTCGACCGGGCTGATGCGCATCGCCAAACCGATGCGCTTTGCTTGGCAGGTTTTTGAGCCCTTTGAACAGCAGGTGATCTCCGACGGTGAAACGCTCTGGGTCTTTGATCCCGATCTAGAGCAGGCGACCTATCAACCCGTAGGAAGCTCGGTGCAGCAGTCTCCAGCGATGATTCTGTCACAACCGCGCCAAGTACTGACCCAACAGTATGACGTTCTCGAGGCCAGTACCGACGCTTTAGTGGTATACCGGCTGTTTCCGCTCGATACCAATTCGGTGTTTAGCGAGCTGACCCTGACTTTTAAACAAAATTTGATCGCCGAAATCCGCATTCTCGACAGCCTGGGTCAACAAACGCTGATCAACCTGACGGATGTGGTGGCCAATGCGCCGCTCGACGACGCGCTGTTTTCTTTTAATCCGCCTCCCGGCACCGACATGTTCGAGCAAATGTAA
- the serS gene encoding serine--tRNA ligase: MLDIKQLRQDPEAIALILKTKGFHLDVVSFQSLESSRKSLQVETEDLQAQRKKASKAIGDYIRQGMSTDDAKTKVQQVLDEIAMTLGQKEVALKAVQAELDDMLYSIPNLPDASVPAGKDEADNVEVLKWGQPGEFSFPIRDHVDVGAALNGLDFEMAAKLTGSRFAVMQGQIARLHRALGQFMLDVQTLEHGYLETAVPFMVNKDSLFGTGQLPKFGEDLFKVEFDQDYYLIPTAEVPLTNMVRDTILNEQDLPIKMVAHTPCFRAEAGSYGRDVRGMIRQHQFEKVELVQIVKAEDATATLELLTGHAEAILQKLSLPYRKVILCGGDMSIGSAKTYDLEVWLPAQNAYREISSCSNMSDYQARRMQARYRNSTTNKTELVHTLNGSGLAVGRTLVAVLENYQSEAGLSVPEALVPYMGGCTFIPYVAQ, translated from the coding sequence ATGCTTGACATTAAGCAGCTCAGACAAGACCCGGAAGCGATAGCACTGATACTTAAGACCAAAGGATTCCACCTCGATGTGGTCTCTTTTCAATCGCTGGAGTCCAGTCGAAAGTCCTTACAGGTTGAGACCGAAGATCTTCAGGCGCAGCGTAAAAAAGCGTCCAAGGCGATCGGTGATTACATCCGCCAGGGCATGAGCACCGACGACGCTAAAACCAAGGTTCAACAGGTCCTCGACGAGATCGCCATGACCCTGGGTCAGAAGGAGGTCGCTCTCAAAGCGGTTCAGGCCGAATTGGACGATATGCTCTACTCAATACCCAATCTACCGGACGCCTCGGTGCCCGCTGGAAAGGATGAGGCAGACAATGTCGAGGTGCTCAAGTGGGGTCAGCCGGGCGAGTTCAGCTTTCCAATTCGAGATCACGTCGATGTCGGTGCAGCCCTCAATGGTTTGGATTTCGAAATGGCCGCCAAGTTGACTGGCAGTCGTTTTGCCGTGATGCAGGGCCAAATTGCTCGGCTGCACCGGGCTTTGGGTCAGTTTATGCTCGATGTCCAGACCCTCGAGCATGGCTATTTGGAAACCGCCGTGCCCTTTATGGTTAATAAAGACTCCTTGTTTGGTACCGGTCAGTTGCCTAAGTTCGGCGAGGATCTGTTCAAGGTTGAATTCGATCAAGACTACTATTTGATTCCGACCGCCGAAGTGCCGCTGACTAATATGGTGCGCGACACCATCCTGAACGAGCAGGATTTGCCGATTAAGATGGTCGCTCACACCCCCTGTTTTCGCGCCGAGGCCGGCTCTTATGGGCGTGATGTGCGCGGCATGATCCGCCAGCATCAATTCGAGAAAGTCGAATTGGTGCAGATCGTTAAAGCCGAGGACGCCACGGCGACGTTGGAACTGTTGACCGGCCATGCCGAAGCCATCTTGCAGAAGCTTAGTTTGCCGTATCGCAAAGTCATCCTGTGTGGCGGTGATATGAGTATCGGCTCTGCCAAAACCTATGACCTCGAAGTATGGTTGCCGGCCCAGAACGCCTATCGAGAAATTTCATCCTGCTCGAATATGTCTGACTACCAGGCACGACGCATGCAGGCGCGATATCGCAATTCGACAACCAATAAGACTGAGCTGGTCCATACGCTCAATGGTTCGGGTTTGGCGGTGGGTCGTACACTGGTTGCGGTATTGGAGAACTATCAGTCAGAGGCTGGTTTGAGCGTACCAGAGGCGTTGGTGCCTTATATGGGTGGCTGTACCTTTATTCCGTACGTTGCCCAATAA
- the clpA gene encoding ATP-dependent Clp protease ATP-binding subunit ClpA: MLSKDLELTLNSAFKEARAKRHEFMTVEHLLLALLDNHAAADVLNACAADIPQLRRDLIEFIDSTTPLISVGDEDRETQPTLGFQRVLQRAVFHVQSSGKKEVTGANVLVAIFSEQESQAVYFLKQQSISRIDVVNFIAHGISKVQSDDPEQQDFQQDGGQEEAGGEASGGNPLDSFATNLNEAAKKGRIDPLVGRDYEVDRVVQILSRRRKNNPLLVGETGVGKTAIAEGLAKRIEDGEVPDIMLGAQVYSLDLGALLAGTKYRGDFEKRLKGLLAELKKRDKSILFIDEIHTIIGAGAASGGVMDASNLLKPMLSSGELRCIGSTTYQEFRGIFEKDSALTRRFQKIDVNEPSVEETYRILKGLKSRFEDHHHLRYTDKALRAAAELSDRYITDRHLPDKAIDVIDEAGAAERLKSESKRKKSIGVSDVERVVALIARIPARSVNKDDKSLLANLERNLKMTVFGQDEAIENISSAIKLARAGLKSADKPIGSFLFTGPTGVGKTEVTKQLAESLGVELLRFDMSEYMERHTASRLIGAPPGYVGFDQGGLLTDGINRHPHSVLLLDEIEKAHPDVFNLLLQVMDHGTLTDNNGRKTDFRNVIMIMTSNAGAQEMSRRSVGFTTQDNSTDGMEMIKKTFTPEFRNRLDGTVQFTALSRDVVMNVVDKFLVELQAQLDDKRVHMEVDKDAREWLAETGYDKAMGARPMARLIQEKIKRPLADLILFGPLASHGGSVLVSLKDGELDVSVIGELAEA, from the coding sequence GCCCTTGATCTCGGTCGGTGATGAAGACCGTGAAACGCAACCGACACTCGGCTTTCAGCGCGTGCTGCAGCGGGCCGTGTTCCACGTCCAGTCGTCGGGTAAAAAAGAAGTGACCGGTGCCAATGTGCTGGTTGCGATCTTCTCTGAGCAAGAGAGTCAGGCCGTCTACTTCCTGAAACAACAGAGTATCTCGCGTATCGATGTGGTCAATTTCATCGCCCATGGTATCTCGAAGGTCCAGTCGGATGATCCGGAACAGCAGGACTTTCAACAGGATGGAGGGCAAGAAGAGGCCGGCGGTGAAGCCAGTGGCGGTAATCCATTGGATAGCTTTGCCACCAATTTAAACGAGGCAGCCAAGAAAGGTCGTATTGATCCCCTAGTTGGGCGTGACTACGAAGTTGATCGGGTGGTGCAGATACTGTCTCGTCGGCGTAAGAACAACCCTCTGCTGGTTGGTGAGACCGGCGTGGGTAAGACGGCAATCGCTGAGGGCCTCGCCAAACGGATCGAAGACGGCGAAGTGCCCGATATTATGCTCGGTGCCCAGGTCTATTCACTCGATCTCGGCGCGTTGCTGGCGGGTACCAAATATCGCGGTGACTTTGAGAAGCGTCTGAAGGGTTTGCTCGCCGAGTTAAAGAAGCGTGACAAGTCGATTCTATTTATCGATGAAATCCATACTATTATCGGTGCCGGTGCGGCCTCCGGTGGCGTTATGGACGCATCGAACCTGCTCAAGCCGATGTTGAGTTCCGGTGAACTGCGCTGCATTGGTTCGACCACCTATCAGGAATTTCGCGGTATTTTTGAGAAGGACTCGGCCTTAACCCGCCGTTTCCAAAAAATCGACGTCAATGAACCGTCGGTCGAAGAGACCTACCGTATCCTGAAGGGTTTGAAATCCCGCTTTGAAGACCATCACCACCTACGATATACCGATAAGGCTCTGCGTGCCGCGGCTGAGTTATCCGACCGTTACATCACTGATCGCCATTTACCCGACAAGGCTATCGACGTTATTGACGAAGCCGGCGCTGCCGAGCGACTCAAGTCCGAAAGTAAGCGCAAGAAGTCGATCGGCGTGAGCGATGTTGAACGCGTTGTCGCATTGATTGCGCGCATACCCGCGCGATCGGTTAACAAGGACGATAAGTCGTTGCTGGCCAATCTGGAACGCAATCTGAAGATGACCGTCTTTGGCCAGGATGAAGCGATTGAGAATATCTCCTCCGCGATCAAGTTGGCGCGAGCGGGTCTGAAATCGGCCGACAAGCCGATTGGCTCCTTTCTCTTTACCGGCCCTACCGGCGTGGGTAAGACTGAAGTCACCAAGCAGCTGGCCGAGTCCCTTGGCGTGGAGTTGCTGCGTTTCGATATGTCTGAATATATGGAACGCCATACCGCGTCCAGGCTAATCGGTGCGCCACCGGGCTATGTTGGCTTCGATCAGGGTGGATTGCTAACCGATGGCATCAATCGGCATCCGCACAGCGTGTTGCTGCTCGATGAAATTGAGAAGGCCCATCCAGATGTTTTCAACCTGCTGTTGCAGGTCATGGATCATGGCACCTTAACCGATAACAACGGCCGTAAGACGGATTTCAGAAATGTCATCATGATTATGACCAGTAATGCCGGCGCGCAAGAGATGAGCCGCCGATCGGTTGGTTTTACCACCCAGGACAATTCGACCGATGGCATGGAGATGATTAAAAAGACCTTTACGCCGGAGTTCCGCAATCGCTTGGACGGTACGGTCCAGTTCACCGCCTTGTCGCGTGATGTGGTGATGAATGTGGTCGATAAGTTCTTGGTTGAGTTGCAGGCCCAGCTGGACGACAAGCGGGTGCATATGGAAGTCGACAAGGATGCGCGCGAATGGCTGGCTGAGACCGGCTACGACAAGGCGATGGGCGCACGTCCTATGGCCCGACTGATCCAAGAGAAGATCAAGCGGCCACTGGCCGATCTGATCCTGTTTGGACCGCTGGCCAGCCACGGCGGCTCTGTCTTGGTGTCGTTAAAAGACGGGGAGTTGGATGTCAGCGTTATCGGCGAGCTGGCTGAAGCTTAA
- a CDS encoding replication-associated recombination protein A, which translates to MADLFAKGDIYRPLAEMLRPSDLSGYIGQSHILGPSKPLRKALEQKNLHSMIFWGPPGVGKTTLAKIISHTVDARFESISAVQAGVKDIKLAAEKARQAQGHGDRTVLFVDEVHRFNKAQQDAFLPYVEDGTFIFIGATTENPSFELNSALLSRARVYVLKSFSDEELQQLWRRAQDLEPRLAAIDFDRDSIGLMCQYADGDARRFLNMIEIALDFFEPGQQVTKQSIGDLLQAQPRRFDKGGENFYDQISAFHKSIRGSSPDGALYWLCRMLDGGIEPLYLARRMVRIASEDIGNADPRALTLALSAWDSQQRLGSPEGELALAQAAVYLASAAKSNAVYKAFNAMMAQVRSAPSEEVPMHLRNAPTQLMKDLEYGQAYRYAHDEPHAYAAGEHYLPPSLQSEQFYQPVERGLEAKIGQKLDFLRSLDQAAGSEDSR; encoded by the coding sequence ATGGCCGACCTGTTCGCTAAGGGCGATATTTATCGGCCGCTGGCTGAAATGCTGCGCCCGAGTGACCTAAGCGGCTATATAGGACAAAGTCATATACTGGGACCGAGCAAGCCGTTGCGCAAAGCCCTAGAACAAAAAAATCTGCACTCGATGATTTTTTGGGGCCCGCCTGGGGTCGGCAAAACAACGCTGGCGAAGATTATCTCGCATACCGTCGATGCCCGTTTTGAGAGCATTTCGGCCGTCCAAGCCGGCGTCAAGGATATTAAGCTGGCTGCCGAAAAAGCCCGTCAGGCGCAAGGTCATGGCGATCGCACGGTGCTCTTCGTCGACGAGGTGCATCGCTTCAATAAGGCCCAGCAAGATGCCTTTTTGCCCTATGTTGAAGACGGTACCTTTATCTTTATCGGTGCCACGACCGAAAATCCCAGTTTTGAATTGAACTCGGCCTTATTGTCGCGGGCTCGAGTCTATGTCTTGAAATCCTTTAGTGATGAGGAGTTACAACAGTTGTGGCGGCGGGCGCAAGACTTGGAGCCCAGACTGGCGGCCATCGATTTCGACCGCGACAGCATCGGATTGATGTGCCAATACGCCGATGGCGATGCTCGCCGCTTTCTCAATATGATCGAAATCGCCTTGGATTTTTTCGAGCCCGGCCAACAGGTGACCAAACAGAGCATTGGCGATCTGCTGCAGGCGCAACCGCGGCGCTTCGATAAGGGCGGTGAGAACTTTTACGATCAAATCTCGGCCTTTCATAAGAGCATTCGGGGCTCCTCGCCCGACGGTGCGCTCTATTGGTTATGCCGCATGCTCGATGGCGGCATCGAACCGCTCTATTTGGCCCGCCGGATGGTGCGCATTGCCTCTGAAGACATCGGTAATGCCGATCCGCGGGCCCTCACACTGGCACTCAGCGCCTGGGACAGTCAGCAACGTCTGGGCAGTCCCGAGGGCGAACTGGCCTTGGCACAGGCGGCTGTCTATTTGGCTAGTGCGGCCAAATCCAATGCGGTTTATAAGGCCTTTAATGCCATGATGGCGCAGGTGCGCAGTGCGCCGAGCGAAGAGGTGCCAATGCATTTACGCAATGCGCCGACCCAACTGATGAAAGATCTGGAGTACGGCCAGGCCTATCGCTATGCTCACGATGAGCCCCATGCCTATGCAGCAGGGGAGCACTATCTGCCGCCCTCGTTACAGAGTGAGCAATTTTACCAGCCGGTCGAGCGTGGCCTAGAAGCCAAAATTGGTCAGAAACTGGATTTCCTCCGCAGTCTAGATCAGGCCGCCGGGTCAGAGGACAGTCGTTGA
- the crcB gene encoding fluoride efflux transporter CrcB has translation MSTLTIWHWLVIGLGGGLGAMARFATVSWLNRLHGSQFPWGTFSVNVVGSFIMGLAFVFFTLKYPQLPGTWRAFVLVGVLGAFTTFSSFALEALSLFQQQQLTLALMYLVASVIVCMIAVSAGYGLGKFIF, from the coding sequence ATGAGTACGTTAACAATTTGGCATTGGTTGGTTATCGGATTGGGCGGCGGCCTGGGTGCCATGGCGCGCTTTGCCACGGTCAGCTGGTTAAATCGACTACACGGTAGTCAATTCCCCTGGGGCACCTTCAGCGTAAATGTCGTGGGCAGCTTTATAATGGGCTTGGCTTTTGTTTTTTTCACCCTAAAATACCCACAGCTACCCGGTACCTGGCGCGCTTTCGTGCTCGTCGGGGTGTTAGGTGCCTTTACCACCTTTTCCAGTTTTGCCCTGGAAGCGTTATCCTTGTTCCAACAGCAACAGCTAACTCTAGCCCTGATGTATCTCGTGGCATCGGTGATCGTCTGCATGATCGCCGTCTCGGCCGGATACGGATTGGGCAAATTTATTTTCTAA
- a CDS encoding arginyltransferase — MTDPETLPEGSIKLFRTTEHDCSYLADRQSRTLFLDPDLAVTLDLYEQLTQAGFRRSGKHLFRPDCKTCHACIPSRVPIQDFQKKKSQQRIWNKNQDIQVSVQPCVFRQADYDLFERYIAQRHADGEMFPASEATYSDFLAINNEFSFQLHLTLDDRLVGVAVTDQLPTGLSAVYTFFDPDLDKRSLGVFSILSQIHLAQQWGLPYLYLGYWVPGCRKMQYKTQYQPTELLIDGQWQALEQRA; from the coding sequence ATGACCGATCCTGAAACCCTACCTGAGGGCTCGATAAAGTTATTTCGGACCACCGAGCACGATTGCAGCTACCTGGCCGATCGACAGTCTCGCACCCTCTTTCTCGATCCGGACCTGGCTGTCACCCTGGATCTCTACGAGCAATTGACACAGGCCGGCTTTCGGCGCAGCGGCAAACACCTGTTTCGGCCGGACTGTAAAACCTGTCACGCCTGTATCCCATCTCGCGTCCCGATTCAGGATTTTCAGAAGAAGAAATCTCAGCAGCGTATTTGGAACAAAAATCAAGATATTCAGGTCAGCGTTCAGCCCTGCGTCTTCCGCCAGGCCGACTATGACCTGTTTGAACGCTATATCGCGCAGCGCCATGCCGACGGTGAGATGTTTCCGGCGTCCGAAGCCACCTATAGCGATTTCCTGGCGATTAACAATGAATTCAGCTTTCAGCTGCATCTGACCCTCGATGACCGATTGGTTGGCGTTGCCGTGACCGATCAGCTGCCCACTGGCTTGTCGGCTGTTTACACTTTTTTCGACCCCGATCTAGATAAGCGTTCTCTGGGTGTCTTTAGCATCCTGAGTCAGATCCATCTGGCTCAGCAATGGGGCCTGCCCTACCTATATTTAGGCTACTGGGTGCCCGGCTGTCGTAAGATGCAATACAAGACGCAATACCAGCCCACCGAACTATTGATCGATGGTCAATGGCAGGCGCTAGAGCAGCGCGCGTAA
- the infA gene encoding translation initiation factor IF-1, translated as MAKEDVIEMEGEILDTLPNTMFRVKLENGHVITAHISGKMRKNYIRILTGDKVKVELTPYDLTKGRIVYRAR; from the coding sequence ATGGCAAAAGAAGATGTGATTGAAATGGAAGGAGAGATCCTTGATACCCTTCCAAATACTATGTTCCGCGTAAAGCTTGAGAATGGTCATGTTATTACCGCTCATATTTCCGGAAAAATGCGCAAAAACTACATCCGTATCTTAACGGGTGACAAGGTGAAAGTTGAACTCACACCTTATGACTTAACGAAGGGTCGCATCGTTTATCGCGCGCGTTAA
- the aat gene encoding leucyl/phenylalanyl-tRNA--protein transferase: protein MNHLHWLDPQLDPLFPSIQQALSEPSGLLAVGGALTTPWLLEAYRHGIFPWFNDGEPILWWSPTPRMVMLPGMAHRSRTLRKLFRASQIEITVNHCFEQVMHHCAQNDLRNDGTWITRPMKQGYLALHRDGWAHSIEVHDRGQLVGGLYGVAIDRVFFGESMFSLSPSASKFAFVALSEWTRQQGMALIDCQLYNPYLDSLGAQLVDRPTFESNLPRTLTRLAMLDPNVLQQLFEQKMRAPHDDRS, encoded by the coding sequence ATGAACCATCTGCACTGGCTCGATCCCCAACTCGATCCCCTATTTCCGAGCATCCAACAGGCGCTCAGCGAACCCAGTGGCCTACTTGCGGTAGGCGGAGCGTTAACCACACCCTGGCTGTTGGAGGCCTATCGACACGGCATATTCCCCTGGTTTAATGACGGCGAGCCGATTCTCTGGTGGTCGCCGACGCCGCGCATGGTAATGCTGCCCGGCATGGCGCATCGCTCCAGGACGCTGCGCAAATTGTTTCGCGCCAGCCAGATTGAGATCACGGTGAATCATTGCTTCGAGCAAGTCATGCACCACTGCGCGCAAAATGACCTGCGCAATGACGGCACCTGGATCACCAGGCCGATGAAACAGGGCTATTTGGCTTTACACCGCGATGGTTGGGCGCACTCGATCGAGGTTCACGATCGTGGCCAATTAGTGGGCGGGCTCTATGGTGTGGCGATAGACCGGGTATTCTTTGGTGAGAGCATGTTTTCTTTGAGCCCCAGCGCCTCAAAGTTTGCCTTCGTGGCATTGAGCGAATGGACGCGGCAACAGGGCATGGCGCTGATTGACTGTCAGCTCTATAATCCCTATCTGGATTCGCTCGGGGCTCAATTGGTCGATCGCCCAACCTTTGAAAGCAACCTACCCCGCACATTAACCCGTCTGGCCATGCTGGATCCGAACGTCCTTCAGCAGCTGTTCGAGCAAAAGATGAGAGCGCCCCACGATGACCGATCCTGA